A single candidate division KSB1 bacterium DNA region contains:
- a CDS encoding fused MFS/spermidine synthase, with protein MRASSSRFLLLAMGICGAAGIAVQTALMRELVVAFYGNELTTGFLLGVWLLGTAFGSGVLGRRFLVRRDPGLAFVRAQLLSGLLAPLSLLLVRFSPRIFGHTPGEISDLLPMLLSPLLWVFPLCALLGFLFAAGVRAFEQGNRSSTAAKGIGWVYFAESIGAAAGGLITSLVLLRWLSNLTVVALAACLQLGSAAALLKLLGRPVQAFGCAALAVAALASPLVEQPTLRLVWRDLRVAAVGTSIYGQTVVTELDGSLSFYVNGLLMATWPDYLTAEQVAHIPLLAHPAPRRVLLVGGGASGLLQEILKHPSVEHVDYVELDPTLIRLARRVLPDSVASLLDDPRVSTHHVDGRRFLRNTRLKYDVILLNLPDPHNVQVNRFYSVEFFREARTRLLPGGLLAFEVNSSENAINNELAEFLRCLQESLQRDYRYVVVFPGETAAFLASPDVPPPTTADTLVERLRERGISAKYVREYYLPYRLSSERKAYLREKLVAARDPGVNHDLRPVAYYFDVTLWSTLFTPSLRDLLRFLREHGSAVVIGVGVCLLLLCLGSASREWHRTGDVRRTAVLATILTVGFAEISIEILAIVAFQAFFGYAYHELALLVAAYMVGLTVGSLVGTRAAGEGDSDRVRATWVQLGFLLLLFGFLGLLEWASASPRSPAVLGFFRLAFPGVVALAGAAGGYQFPVANAILLQGRPAAREAAGLLYSIDLAGSSAGALVTSAFLVPIAGVQKTLAGLVVPNLLSLMLLAVTWTLARRKRRSPKE; from the coding sequence ATGCGGGCTTCTTCCTCCCGTTTTCTCCTGTTGGCGATGGGGATCTGCGGCGCAGCGGGGATCGCCGTCCAAACCGCCTTGATGCGCGAGCTCGTGGTGGCCTTCTACGGCAACGAGCTCACGACGGGGTTCCTCCTCGGCGTCTGGCTGCTGGGCACAGCCTTTGGCAGCGGTGTCCTGGGTCGCCGATTCCTGGTCCGCCGCGATCCCGGCCTCGCCTTCGTGCGGGCCCAACTTTTGAGCGGGCTTCTTGCGCCTCTGTCGCTTCTGCTGGTACGATTCAGCCCGCGGATTTTCGGGCACACCCCCGGCGAGATTAGCGATCTCCTTCCCATGCTCCTGTCTCCTCTTCTCTGGGTCTTCCCCCTGTGCGCCCTCCTCGGCTTCTTGTTCGCCGCGGGTGTACGAGCGTTCGAGCAGGGAAATCGCAGCTCCACGGCAGCCAAAGGGATCGGATGGGTTTACTTTGCGGAGTCGATTGGGGCGGCCGCTGGGGGACTCATCACCAGCCTTGTGCTGCTGCGTTGGCTCAGCAACCTTACGGTTGTGGCTCTGGCCGCCTGCCTCCAGCTGGGCTCTGCAGCTGCGCTCTTGAAACTGCTCGGCCGGCCGGTTCAGGCCTTCGGCTGCGCTGCGCTGGCCGTCGCTGCCCTCGCGTCCCCGCTTGTCGAACAACCCACTCTCCGGCTTGTTTGGCGTGACCTGCGGGTAGCGGCGGTCGGAACCTCCATTTACGGACAGACCGTGGTCACCGAACTCGACGGGTCTCTCAGCTTCTACGTGAACGGTCTCTTGATGGCGACCTGGCCGGACTATCTGACCGCCGAGCAGGTTGCTCACATCCCCCTTCTTGCGCATCCGGCTCCACGCAGAGTGCTGCTGGTCGGAGGGGGCGCCTCGGGTCTGCTGCAGGAGATCCTGAAACATCCCTCGGTGGAGCATGTGGACTACGTGGAGCTTGACCCCACCCTCATTCGCCTCGCGCGTAGGGTGCTTCCCGATTCCGTAGCCTCCCTCCTGGACGACCCTCGCGTTTCCACCCACCACGTCGACGGGAGGCGGTTTCTACGAAACACCCGCCTGAAGTACGACGTGATCCTCCTGAATCTACCGGATCCCCACAACGTGCAGGTCAACCGCTTCTATTCGGTGGAGTTTTTCCGGGAGGCGCGCACGAGGCTCCTTCCGGGGGGACTGTTGGCCTTCGAGGTCAACTCGTCGGAAAACGCGATCAACAACGAGCTCGCCGAGTTCCTGCGTTGCCTGCAGGAAAGCCTCCAGCGTGACTATCGCTACGTTGTGGTCTTCCCAGGAGAGACGGCAGCCTTTCTGGCCAGTCCAGACGTCCCGCCCCCTACAACAGCCGATACCTTGGTAGAGCGGCTCCGGGAGCGAGGGATTTCGGCGAAATACGTGCGGGAGTATTACCTCCCTTACCGGCTCTCCTCAGAGCGAAAAGCTTACCTGAGAGAAAAGCTTGTTGCGGCCAGGGACCCTGGAGTCAATCACGACCTCCGCCCCGTGGCGTACTACTTTGACGTGACGCTGTGGAGCACGCTGTTCACACCCTCCCTACGCGATCTTCTCCGCTTCTTGCGGGAACACGGGTCAGCTGTGGTCATCGGGGTGGGGGTGTGCCTCTTGCTCTTGTGCCTTGGCTCCGCGTCAAGGGAGTGGCACCGCACCGGAGATGTCCGGCGCACGGCCGTCCTGGCCACCATTCTGACCGTGGGCTTCGCCGAGATCTCCATCGAAATCCTGGCCATTGTGGCCTTTCAAGCCTTTTTCGGCTACGCGTATCACGAACTCGCCCTTCTCGTTGCCGCGTACATGGTAGGGCTCACGGTCGGCAGCCTGGTTGGGACGCGGGCCGCCGGCGAAGGGGATTCCGATCGCGTCCGGGCCACGTGGGTGCAGCTCGGCTTTCTCCTGCTGCTCTTCGGTTTCCTCGGCCTCCTCGAGTGGGCCAGTGCCTCACCTCGAAGCCCAGCAGTCCTGGGGTTTTTCCGGCTCGCTTTCCCCGGCGTCGTTGCGCTGGCGGGCGCCGCGGGCGGCTATCAATTCCCCGTGGCCAACGCCATTCTTCTCCAGGGGCGACCGGCTGCGCGCGAGGCGGCGGGACTTCTCTACAGCATCGACCTGGCGGGCTCCAGCGCGGGCGCGCTCGTCACGAGCGCTTTCCTCGTGCCCATCGCAGGGGTGCAGAAAACACTGGCTGGCTTAGTCGTCCCCAATCTGCTGTCCCTGATGCTGTTGGCCGTAACCTGGACATTGGCAAGGCGCAAAAGACGATCGCCAAAGGAGTAA
- a CDS encoding 2-hydroxy-3-oxopropionate reductase: protein MSDRRLGFIGLGVMGGPMARNLLRAGYQMTVYDLRPEAMQPLVGEGATPARSSRQVAEQSDVVITVLPDSPDVELAVLGRDGVRDGIREGALFIDMSTISPATALLVHERLAERGVQVLDAPVSGGEIGAKEGTLSIMVGGDEQAFERALPILRVLGKRIVRIGGPGAGQIAKICNQILVGVTLVGVAEALTLARKAGVDVAKVREALLGGFAQSRVLEVHGQRLLDRRFEPGFRVRLHRKDLALAQEAGRLHQVPLFATSLVAEMMDALLARGKGELDHAALALLMEELAGLGE from the coding sequence ATGAGCGACAGGAGGCTCGGCTTCATCGGACTCGGTGTGATGGGCGGGCCGATGGCCAGGAACCTGCTCCGCGCCGGGTATCAGATGACGGTCTATGATCTGCGCCCCGAGGCAATGCAGCCACTGGTCGGGGAGGGAGCGACCCCTGCCCGTTCGAGCCGGCAGGTGGCGGAGCAAAGCGACGTGGTGATCACCGTATTGCCGGATTCCCCCGACGTAGAGCTTGCCGTCCTGGGTAGGGACGGCGTGCGTGACGGGATCCGCGAGGGTGCGCTGTTCATCGACATGTCGACGATTTCCCCGGCCACCGCGCTTCTGGTGCACGAGCGCCTGGCCGAACGCGGCGTGCAGGTCCTGGACGCGCCCGTCTCGGGGGGAGAGATAGGGGCCAAGGAAGGGACGCTGTCGATTATGGTGGGAGGGGATGAACAGGCGTTCGAACGCGCCCTTCCCATCTTAAGGGTCCTCGGTAAGCGCATTGTGCGAATCGGCGGGCCAGGCGCCGGCCAAATCGCGAAGATCTGTAATCAAATCCTGGTGGGGGTTACCCTCGTAGGGGTGGCCGAGGCTCTCACACTGGCCCGCAAGGCCGGTGTCGACGTGGCTAAAGTGCGGGAAGCCCTCCTCGGAGGGTTCGCCCAAAGCCGCGTCCTCGAGGTACACGGACAGCGCCTTCTGGACCGCCGTTTCGAGCCGGGATTTCGCGTCCGTCTCCATCGCAAAGACCTTGCCCTCGCCCAGGAGGCCGGGCGCCTTCATCAGGTACCGCTCTTCGCCACGTCATTGGTAGCTGAGATGATGGACGCCCTCCTCGCTCGAGGAAAGGGCGAATTGGATCACGCCGCTTTGGCTTTGTTGATGGAGGAACTGGCAGGACTGGGGGAATGA